In a single window of the Caulobacter soli genome:
- a CDS encoding YMGG-like glycine zipper-containing protein, with the protein MFTPKSLTAFFCVVLLSLQAASPAQAAKAPRVPKSQIDRAIGRCVATVAIGALLGAAVGNNSGRGNAGRGAVIGAAAGGVVCAVILKVAKDKDALLAHQQEAVALGGMQRATFEGHDGPVTLITKSRDVEQPATSIGPVRVCRYAESQVELGTEQQADLGSQLYCRTEGGDWTIADASALSQG; encoded by the coding sequence ATGTTCACGCCGAAAAGCTTGACCGCGTTCTTTTGCGTAGTGCTTCTGTCCCTGCAGGCAGCCAGCCCAGCTCAGGCCGCCAAGGCTCCCAGGGTGCCCAAGAGTCAGATCGACAGGGCGATCGGCCGCTGCGTCGCCACCGTGGCGATAGGCGCCTTGTTGGGCGCTGCGGTCGGCAACAATTCGGGCCGAGGCAATGCAGGACGAGGCGCCGTGATTGGGGCCGCTGCCGGCGGGGTGGTTTGCGCCGTGATCTTGAAGGTCGCGAAGGACAAGGACGCCTTGCTGGCGCATCAGCAGGAGGCTGTGGCCCTCGGCGGCATGCAGCGGGCCACCTTCGAAGGGCACGACGGCCCAGTGACCTTGATCACGAAATCTCGGGATGTGGAGCAGCCCGCCACGTCCATAGGACCCGTCCGGGTCTGCCGCTATGCTGAATCCCAGGTCGAATTGGGCACGGAACAACAGGCGGATTTGGGCTCGCAACTTTATTGCCGTACCGAAGGCGGAGATTGGACGATCGCCGACGCCAGCGCCCTTAGCCAGGGTTAG
- the phnE gene encoding phosphonate ABC transporter, permease protein PhnE has translation MSAPASDVIPPPPSKPLSARAFDLLLWGGVIALLVISFKPAEIDKFPQLFTDASKMQGFASGFFSPFTDPKAFMAADWELYIGKMWQTIQMALWGTALAIVVAIPLGLLGARNISPWWIQQPVRRLLDLIRSIPDLVVALIFITAVGLGPFAGVMALMFNTGGVLAKLFAEAVESIDKGPVEGVRATGAVKLQEVVWGVIPQVAPLWTSYALYRFESSSRSATVLGLIGAGGVGQVLLDSINGFQYDQTGCIVLVIVVAVSLIDLLSQIIRTRLL, from the coding sequence ATGAGCGCCCCAGCCAGCGACGTCATTCCGCCGCCCCCCAGCAAGCCGCTCTCCGCGCGCGCCTTCGATCTGCTGCTGTGGGGCGGGGTGATCGCCCTGCTGGTGATCAGCTTCAAGCCGGCCGAGATCGACAAGTTCCCCCAGCTGTTCACCGACGCCAGCAAGATGCAGGGCTTCGCCAGCGGCTTCTTCTCGCCGTTCACCGATCCCAAGGCGTTCATGGCGGCGGACTGGGAGCTGTACATCGGCAAGATGTGGCAGACGATCCAGATGGCGCTGTGGGGCACGGCCCTGGCCATCGTGGTGGCCATCCCGCTGGGCCTGCTGGGCGCGCGCAACATCAGCCCGTGGTGGATCCAGCAGCCGGTGCGCCGCCTGCTGGACCTGATCCGCTCGATCCCCGACCTGGTGGTGGCGCTGATCTTCATCACCGCCGTGGGCCTGGGACCCTTCGCCGGGGTCATGGCCCTGATGTTCAACACCGGCGGGGTGCTGGCCAAGCTGTTCGCCGAGGCGGTCGAGTCGATCGACAAGGGCCCGGTCGAGGGCGTGCGGGCCACCGGCGCGGTCAAGCTGCAGGAGGTGGTCTGGGGTGTGATCCCGCAGGTCGCGCCGCTGTGGACCAGCTACGCCCTGTACCGCTTCGAGTCGTCCAGTCGGTCGGCGACCGTCCTGGGGCTGATCGGCGCCGGGGGCGTGGGCCAGGTGCTGCTCGATTCCATCAACGGCTTCCAATACGACCAGACCGGCTGCATCGTCCTGGTCATCGTCGTGGCGGTTTCACTGATTGATCTGTTGTCTCAAATCATCCGCACACGTCTGCTTTAG
- a CDS encoding aromatic ring-hydroxylating oxygenase subunit alpha, with the protein MADDAQALAARPASNAVKFGEGFVLDAWYVAALSPELKPGKMESREYLGEPVVIGRTRAGAVYALRDVCPHRAAKLSAGKVRAEPGGGETVECPYHGWRFHTDGGCAKIPSLTADNPLDVSKVRVRKYPLVETQGLVWIWMSADPRFDGQPPFPPPTIPGVVGGKPKLIDHLDYDIHIDHAVLGLIDPAHGPFVHQQWWWRTGASQHEKCKAFAPCEAGFTMTRHEPSKNSKAYAILGGEPQTEITFRLPGLRWEHVRVGDKQVLALSAMTPINAGRTRMNQIIWSDHPAFTALYPMIRVAARAFLRQDGKIVEAQARGLRDNPALMWVGDADQQGRWYHQLKREWAASRRERRPFRNPVEETTLRWRT; encoded by the coding sequence ATGGCTGACGACGCACAGGCGCTGGCCGCACGGCCGGCCTCGAACGCCGTGAAGTTCGGCGAGGGCTTCGTGCTCGACGCCTGGTACGTGGCGGCCCTGTCGCCCGAGCTGAAGCCGGGCAAGATGGAAAGCCGAGAGTATCTGGGCGAGCCGGTCGTGATCGGTCGCACCAGGGCCGGCGCCGTCTACGCCCTGCGCGACGTCTGCCCCCACCGCGCCGCCAAGCTGTCGGCCGGCAAGGTCCGCGCCGAACCGGGCGGCGGCGAAACCGTCGAATGCCCCTATCACGGCTGGCGGTTCCACACCGACGGTGGCTGCGCCAAGATCCCGTCCCTGACCGCCGACAATCCGCTGGACGTCTCAAAGGTCCGTGTACGGAAATATCCATTGGTCGAGACCCAGGGCCTGGTGTGGATCTGGATGTCGGCCGATCCGCGCTTCGACGGGCAACCGCCTTTCCCGCCGCCGACGATCCCTGGCGTGGTCGGCGGCAAGCCCAAGCTGATCGACCACCTGGACTACGACATCCATATCGACCACGCCGTTCTGGGCCTGATCGATCCGGCTCACGGGCCGTTCGTCCATCAGCAATGGTGGTGGCGCACCGGGGCCAGCCAGCACGAGAAGTGCAAGGCCTTCGCCCCGTGCGAGGCCGGCTTCACCATGACGCGGCATGAGCCGTCGAAGAACTCCAAGGCCTACGCCATCCTGGGCGGCGAGCCCCAGACCGAGATCACCTTCCGCCTGCCGGGCCTGCGCTGGGAGCATGTGCGGGTGGGCGACAAGCAGGTGCTGGCCCTGTCGGCCATGACCCCGATCAACGCCGGCAGGACGCGGATGAACCAGATCATCTGGTCCGACCATCCGGCCTTCACGGCCCTCTATCCGATGATCCGGGTCGCGGCCCGCGCCTTCCTGCGCCAGGACGGCAAGATCGTCGAGGCCCAGGCCCGAGGCCTGCGCGACAACCCCGCTTTGATGTGGGTGGGCGACGCCGACCAGCAGGGCCGCTGGTACCACCAGCTCAAGCGCGAATGGGCCGCCAGCCGCCGGGAGCGAAGGCCGTTCCGCAATCCCGTGGAGGAGACGACGCTGCGGTGGCGGACCTAG
- a CDS encoding substrate-binding domain-containing protein, with protein sequence MKKLLSCAAAAVALSGLAAAPAHAARDYVWAAGSSTVFPFATRTAENFAKKSGKKAPKVESLGTGGGIKLFCSGAGEGFPDIANASRPMKKSEFDACAAKGVKDIVAIKIGFDGIVVATDKDGADYNFKTEHLYLGLAKQVLKGGQFVANPYKTWDEVGSGLPGNRINVYGPPPTSGTRDAFVELAIEAGARKFPTADALRSDNEKKFKSLVDPLRNDGWIDAGENDNAIVGTLTKTPGSLGVFGWSYLEENMDKIKGASVNGVRPSPQTIADGSYPLSRTLFIYVKKANIGVTPGLAEFVSEFTSDAATGRGGYLQGRGLIPLPPGQHDAQKQVAANKTAMARPAQ encoded by the coding sequence ATGAAGAAGCTGCTTTCCTGCGCGGCCGCCGCCGTCGCCCTTTCGGGCCTCGCCGCCGCCCCCGCCCACGCCGCCCGCGACTACGTTTGGGCCGCCGGCTCCTCGACCGTGTTCCCGTTCGCCACCCGCACCGCCGAAAACTTCGCCAAGAAGTCCGGCAAGAAGGCTCCGAAGGTCGAAAGCCTCGGCACCGGCGGCGGCATCAAGCTGTTCTGCTCGGGCGCCGGTGAAGGCTTCCCCGACATCGCCAACGCCTCGCGTCCGATGAAGAAGTCGGAATTCGACGCCTGCGCCGCCAAGGGCGTGAAGGACATCGTCGCCATCAAGATCGGCTTCGACGGCATCGTCGTCGCCACCGACAAGGACGGCGCCGACTACAACTTCAAGACCGAGCACCTGTATCTCGGCCTGGCCAAGCAAGTGCTGAAAGGCGGCCAGTTCGTCGCCAACCCGTACAAGACCTGGGACGAAGTCGGTTCGGGCCTGCCGGGCAACCGCATCAACGTCTACGGCCCGCCGCCCACCTCGGGCACCCGCGACGCCTTCGTGGAACTGGCCATCGAAGCCGGCGCCCGCAAGTTCCCGACCGCCGACGCCCTGCGCTCGGACAACGAAAAGAAGTTCAAGTCGCTGGTCGACCCGCTGCGTAACGACGGCTGGATCGATGCTGGCGAGAACGACAACGCCATCGTCGGCACCCTGACCAAGACCCCCGGCTCGCTGGGCGTCTTCGGCTGGTCCTACCTCGAAGAGAACATGGACAAGATCAAGGGCGCTTCGGTCAACGGCGTGCGTCCCTCGCCGCAGACCATCGCCGACGGTTCGTACCCGCTGTCGCGCACCCTGTTCATCTACGTCAAGAAGGCCAACATCGGCGTGACGCCGGGCCTGGCCGAGTTCGTGTCGGAGTTCACCTCCGACGCCGCGACCGGTCGTGGCGGCTACCTGCAAGGCCGCGGTCTGATCCCGCTGCCCCCCGGCCAGCACGACGCTCAGAAGCAAGTCGCCGCCAACAAGACGGCGATGGCTCGCCCGGCTCAATAA
- a CDS encoding NAD-dependent epimerase/dehydratase family protein, translating into MSVLVLGGTGFIGGPVVARLLADGVEAAVAHHGARAVPAGARSVLLDRRDPAAVLAAVRDLKADTVIDLIAYTAADTLPLLDALSGAIARYVMVSSVDVYRNYEGLHRKGRPTPIWDRLTEDAPLRDSRFPYRLAKPRPAGDPQAWMDDYDKIPLEEAARAATGFETTILRLPMVFGPGDRQRRFSWAIRPMAQGRPRFVIPHPWASWRATFGYVDDVAAGIALAAVHPRAGGETFNLGRANTPTNIAWAASFAEHLNWPGDVQLAHPDVARGALAKAVSGLDLDYALFIDNAKIRRRLGFAEVTDFDEALARTVADEMGR; encoded by the coding sequence ATGAGCGTCCTGGTCCTCGGAGGGACGGGTTTCATCGGCGGCCCCGTGGTCGCGCGGCTGCTCGCTGACGGGGTCGAGGCGGCGGTGGCGCATCACGGCGCCCGTGCGGTCCCGGCCGGAGCCAGGTCGGTGCTGCTGGATCGCCGCGACCCGGCGGCGGTGCTGGCGGCCGTCCGCGATCTGAAGGCCGACACGGTGATCGACCTGATCGCCTACACCGCCGCCGACACCCTGCCGCTGCTCGACGCTCTGTCCGGCGCGATCGCCCGCTATGTGATGGTCAGCTCGGTCGACGTCTATCGCAACTACGAGGGCCTGCACCGCAAGGGCCGGCCGACGCCGATCTGGGACCGGCTGACCGAGGATGCGCCGCTGCGGGACAGCCGCTTCCCCTACCGCCTGGCCAAGCCCCGTCCGGCCGGCGATCCCCAGGCCTGGATGGACGACTACGACAAGATCCCCCTGGAGGAAGCCGCCCGCGCCGCCACGGGATTCGAGACCACCATCCTGCGCCTGCCGATGGTGTTCGGGCCGGGCGACCGCCAGCGGCGGTTCTCCTGGGCGATCCGGCCGATGGCCCAGGGCCGGCCGCGCTTCGTGATCCCCCATCCGTGGGCCAGCTGGCGGGCGACGTTCGGCTATGTCGACGACGTGGCGGCGGGGATCGCCCTGGCCGCTGTCCATCCCCGGGCGGGCGGCGAGACCTTCAACCTGGGCCGCGCCAACACCCCGACCAACATCGCCTGGGCCGCCTCGTTCGCCGAGCACCTGAACTGGCCCGGCGACGTCCAGCTGGCCCATCCCGACGTGGCGCGCGGCGCCCTGGCCAAGGCGGTCTCGGGCTTGGACCTCGACTACGCGCTGTTCATCGACAACGCCAAGATCCGGCGGCGGCTGGGGTTCGCGGAAGTCACCGATTTCGACGAGGCGCTGGCGCGAACGGTGGCGGACGAGATGGGGCGCTAG
- a CDS encoding hemolysin family protein: protein MILLALAVVLLLVLLNGVFSMSELAVVSARRARLQTFADRGDKGAKLALAMAEHPTRFLSAVQVGITLIGILAGAYGQATIAGALDTWLSTKPVVGPHSEAIATTIVVIGLTYVSVILGELVPKRLALLFPDVIARRMAPFLAIVATVLRPFVTLLTASTAAILKLLGVRDERTNDMTAEEVETVLAEGADAGLIEPEERAMINEVLRLGDRPVRVAMTPRRDLFWISLTDSQEEILKEIRDCPYSRIVVASEGDLDGDIGVILKKDLLDACLGGETIDIKSHVQQPIAIPETMSLLRAMAVFKQTPLHMALVVDEFGSIQGAITPLDLLEMIAGDFPEDHDETETRILRREDGTWLVDARLDIQELNDALGETFQAEGGYHTVAGLILDRLGRIPREGEIVELGGFDAEVVDMDGSRIDKLILRCVRKD, encoded by the coding sequence ATGATCCTCCTCGCGCTCGCCGTCGTCCTGCTCCTCGTTCTCCTGAACGGGGTGTTTTCCATGTCCGAACTGGCGGTGGTTTCCGCCCGCCGCGCCCGGCTCCAGACCTTCGCGGACCGAGGCGACAAGGGCGCCAAGCTGGCCCTGGCCATGGCCGAGCATCCGACGCGCTTCCTGTCGGCCGTGCAGGTGGGCATCACCCTGATCGGCATCCTGGCCGGCGCCTACGGCCAGGCGACGATCGCCGGGGCGCTGGACACCTGGCTGTCGACCAAGCCCGTGGTCGGTCCCCATTCCGAGGCTATCGCCACCACCATCGTCGTCATCGGCTTAACTTACGTGTCGGTGATCCTGGGCGAACTGGTGCCCAAGCGCCTGGCCCTGCTGTTTCCCGATGTCATCGCCCGCCGCATGGCCCCGTTCCTGGCCATCGTCGCCACGGTGCTGCGCCCGTTCGTCACCCTGCTGACCGCCTCGACCGCCGCCATCCTCAAGCTGCTGGGCGTGCGCGACGAGCGGACCAACGACATGACCGCCGAGGAGGTCGAGACCGTCCTGGCCGAGGGCGCCGACGCCGGCCTGATCGAACCCGAGGAGCGGGCGATGATCAACGAGGTGCTGCGCCTGGGCGACCGCCCCGTGCGCGTGGCCATGACCCCGCGTCGCGACCTGTTCTGGATCTCGCTGACCGACAGCCAGGAAGAGATCCTCAAGGAGATCCGCGACTGCCCCTATTCGCGCATCGTGGTGGCCAGCGAAGGCGACCTGGACGGCGACATCGGCGTGATCCTCAAGAAGGACCTGCTGGACGCCTGCCTGGGCGGCGAGACCATCGACATCAAGAGCCACGTCCAGCAGCCGATCGCCATTCCCGAGACCATGTCGCTGCTGCGGGCCATGGCGGTGTTCAAGCAGACGCCGCTGCACATGGCCCTGGTGGTCGACGAGTTCGGCTCGATCCAGGGGGCGATCACCCCACTGGACCTGCTGGAAATGATCGCCGGCGACTTCCCCGAGGACCACGACGAGACCGAGACCCGCATCCTGCGCCGCGAGGACGGCACCTGGCTGGTCGACGCGCGTCTCGACATCCAGGAGCTGAACGACGCCCTGGGCGAGACCTTCCAGGCCGAGGGCGGCTACCACACCGTGGCCGGCCTGATCCTCGACCGCCTGGGCCGCATCCCCCGCGAGGGCGAGATCGTCGAGCTGGGCGGCTTCGACGCCGAGGTCGTCGACATGGATGGCTCGCGGATCGACAAGCTGATCCTGCGGTGCGTGCGCAAGGACTAG
- a CDS encoding OprO/OprP family phosphate-selective porin codes for MRNKTSLVCGAALGVMLACGLGVAAHAQDNTTAWKGAPQWSNDDVYFKVRGRILVDGVFQDVTRDGTATDYKTSNIRGRQVFLGIEGKLNNYIAYKAEGGWVNGGTPTWDDVVIEVKPTETTSILFGNIKATGLENLTSTRFTTFMDRGPYGDMGVDSYLLSVVGKVNGPNWSVTGAIQGDSINNADINNTSATLTNNQNSNERLGFTGRVHYAPILTDFDKVHLAVSARYRNHGNEGAFNYQGRTDTNYGTNGLYYKTGAIGDRDTTLAAEGMWIHNSLSVQGEYSNIKVERLATSAPGSNPDVKVGYAFVSFWPTGEQRNYDATTGEVKRPKILNPITAGGFGGVELALRYDYADLTEAYKTASTVASKALSADAGKYTAWTLGVNYYPTAYVRFQANYTDGSVDPVVALHGSDIKQFQLRAQLDF; via the coding sequence ATGCGGAACAAGACCTCGCTGGTCTGCGGCGCGGCGCTGGGCGTCATGCTCGCCTGCGGCCTCGGCGTCGCGGCTCACGCGCAAGACAACACCACCGCCTGGAAGGGCGCTCCGCAGTGGAGCAACGACGACGTCTACTTCAAGGTCCGCGGCCGGATCCTGGTCGACGGCGTGTTCCAAGACGTGACGCGTGACGGCACCGCCACCGATTACAAGACCAGCAACATCCGCGGTCGCCAGGTGTTCCTCGGCATCGAAGGCAAGCTGAACAACTACATCGCGTACAAGGCCGAAGGCGGCTGGGTGAACGGCGGCACGCCGACCTGGGACGACGTGGTCATCGAGGTCAAGCCGACCGAAACCACCTCGATCCTGTTCGGTAACATCAAGGCCACCGGCCTGGAAAACCTGACCTCGACCCGCTTCACCACCTTCATGGACCGTGGTCCGTACGGTGACATGGGCGTCGACAGCTACCTGCTGAGCGTCGTCGGCAAGGTCAACGGCCCGAACTGGAGCGTCACCGGCGCCATCCAGGGCGACAGCATCAACAACGCCGACATCAACAACACCTCGGCCACGCTGACCAACAACCAGAACTCCAACGAGCGTCTGGGCTTCACCGGCCGCGTGCACTACGCGCCGATCCTGACCGACTTCGACAAGGTCCACCTGGCCGTGTCGGCGCGCTACCGCAACCACGGCAACGAAGGCGCCTTCAACTATCAAGGCCGCACCGACACCAACTACGGCACCAACGGCCTGTACTACAAGACCGGCGCCATCGGTGACCGCGACACCACGCTGGCCGCCGAAGGCATGTGGATCCACAACAGCCTGTCGGTCCAAGGCGAATACTCGAACATCAAGGTCGAGCGCCTGGCCACCTCGGCGCCGGGTTCGAACCCGGACGTCAAGGTCGGCTACGCCTTCGTCAGCTTCTGGCCGACCGGCGAGCAACGCAACTACGACGCCACGACCGGCGAAGTGAAGCGTCCGAAGATCCTGAACCCGATCACCGCGGGCGGCTTCGGCGGCGTCGAACTGGCGCTGCGCTACGACTACGCCGACCTGACCGAAGCCTACAAGACCGCCTCGACCGTGGCCTCCAAGGCCCTCTCGGCCGACGCCGGCAAGTACACGGCCTGGACCCTGGGCGTGAACTACTACCCGACCGCCTATGTCCGCTTCCAAGCCAACTACACCGACGGCTCGGTTGACCCGGTCGTCGCGCTGCACGGCTCGGACATCAAGCAATTCCAGCTGCGCGCTCAGCTGGACTTCTAA
- the phnD gene encoding phosphate/phosphite/phosphonate ABC transporter substrate-binding protein, protein MISRRLTVAVAGFAAVLALAGCGEKKATAPVAKDTIVFSILSTESAQNMESYWKPILADMEKSTGMKVKPFFSSNYSSLIVAMGAKQTDVGWFSNQSGLEAVRRSGGQVFARTFDPSGTDGYKSVIIVPVDSNLTVEGLLKCDKTLNFGIGDKKSTSGTLAPMTYLFIPANKKPETCFKTVLSASHDANLFAVANHKLDASTNNSTALSLNRLAKGGAQADKVKVIWESPTLPEDPIVWRKDLDPVVKEKVRQFFLTYGQGDTPVAAQQRANLKRLSMGGFKAADDTHLLVVREMEALENVGLARESGDKAKLAEAEKALAGIKAERVVAEGKAGVAAPAN, encoded by the coding sequence ATGATCAGTCGCCGCCTTACGGTCGCCGTCGCCGGTTTCGCCGCTGTCCTGGCCCTGGCCGGCTGCGGGGAGAAGAAGGCGACCGCGCCGGTCGCCAAGGACACGATCGTGTTCTCGATCCTGTCGACCGAGTCGGCCCAGAACATGGAGAGCTACTGGAAGCCCATCCTGGCCGACATGGAAAAGTCGACCGGCATGAAGGTGAAGCCGTTTTTCTCGTCCAACTATTCGTCGCTGATCGTGGCTATGGGCGCCAAGCAGACCGACGTGGGCTGGTTCTCCAACCAGTCGGGCCTGGAAGCCGTGCGCCGTTCGGGCGGCCAGGTGTTCGCCCGCACCTTCGACCCGTCGGGGACCGACGGCTACAAGTCGGTGATCATCGTTCCGGTCGACAGCAATCTCACCGTTGAAGGGTTGCTCAAGTGCGACAAGACCCTGAACTTCGGGATCGGCGACAAGAAGTCGACCTCGGGCACCCTGGCCCCGATGACCTATCTGTTCATTCCGGCCAACAAGAAGCCCGAGACCTGCTTCAAGACCGTGCTCAGCGCCAGCCATGACGCCAACCTGTTCGCGGTGGCCAACCACAAGCTGGACGCGTCGACCAACAACTCCACCGCGCTCAGCCTGAACAGGCTGGCCAAGGGCGGGGCCCAGGCCGACAAGGTCAAGGTGATCTGGGAGTCGCCGACCCTGCCGGAAGACCCGATCGTCTGGCGCAAGGACCTGGATCCGGTCGTCAAGGAAAAGGTCCGCCAGTTCTTCCTGACCTACGGCCAGGGCGACACCCCGGTCGCGGCCCAGCAGCGCGCCAACCTCAAGCGCCTGTCGATGGGCGGCTTCAAGGCCGCCGACGACACCCACCTGCTGGTGGTGCGCGAGATGGAGGCCCTGGAGAACGTGGGCCTGGCCCGCGAGTCCGGCGACAAGGCCAAGCTGGCGGAGGCCGAGAAGGCCCTGGCCGGCATCAAGGCCGAGCGCGTGGTCGCCGAGGGCAAGGCCGGCGTCGCCGCGCCCGCCAACTGA
- a CDS encoding M20 family peptidase produces the protein MGWKSKTALTAVGLVLAVGAVVAVRTATFKAPAAVDISSIHLASARPFDVALAARHLGEAVRFQTVSHQDPVEDQPAEWDRLHAWLQTTYPDAHRVMTREVVAGHALVYTWKGTDPALAPIVLMAHQDVVPVTPGSEGAWTHPPFDGVVADGAVWGRGSIDDKGSLITLFEALDGLAKAGFTPRRTVILVSGHDEEVRGVGARAAAALLKARGVKAQFVLDEGMVVVEDHPVTKGKVALIATAEKGYATLTVTAPAVGGHSSAPPPQTGVATLAKAVLAIADHPFPMKFDGPGADMLKALAPHSSTTIKMAAANTWLFSPLLISQTAKTPAGAAMLHTTIAPTMLKGSPKENVLPQDAEAWINYRIAPGDSSADVMARAKGAVGDLPVKLAWAKAPDEPSKVASTTSDGWKVLAALAGDESKAPVAPALMTAASDSRYMGPIADDIYKFQPLELSVKDTEMIHGTNEHMTLANVERMVRFYQRLVETAAK, from the coding sequence ATGGGCTGGAAGAGCAAGACGGCGCTGACGGCCGTGGGCCTGGTGCTGGCGGTGGGGGCCGTGGTGGCGGTGCGCACGGCGACGTTCAAGGCCCCGGCGGCGGTCGACATTTCCAGCATCCACCTGGCCTCGGCCCGGCCCTTCGACGTCGCCCTGGCGGCCCGGCACCTGGGCGAGGCGGTGCGCTTCCAGACCGTCAGCCACCAGGACCCCGTCGAGGACCAGCCGGCCGAGTGGGACAGGCTGCACGCGTGGCTGCAGACCACCTATCCCGACGCCCACCGGGTGATGACCCGCGAGGTCGTGGCCGGCCACGCCCTGGTCTACACCTGGAAGGGAACCGACCCGGCCCTGGCTCCGATCGTGCTGATGGCCCACCAGGACGTAGTGCCAGTCACGCCGGGCAGCGAAGGCGCCTGGACCCATCCGCCGTTCGACGGCGTCGTCGCCGACGGGGCGGTCTGGGGCCGGGGCTCGATCGACGACAAGGGCAGCCTGATCACCCTCTTCGAAGCGCTGGACGGCCTGGCCAAGGCCGGCTTCACCCCGCGCCGCACGGTGATCCTGGTCAGCGGCCACGACGAGGAGGTGCGCGGCGTCGGCGCGCGGGCCGCCGCGGCCCTGCTGAAGGCGCGTGGCGTCAAGGCCCAGTTCGTGCTCGACGAGGGCATGGTGGTGGTCGAGGACCATCCGGTGACCAAGGGCAAGGTCGCCCTGATCGCCACGGCCGAGAAGGGCTACGCCACCCTGACGGTGACCGCCCCCGCCGTCGGCGGCCACTCGTCGGCCCCGCCGCCCCAGACGGGCGTGGCCACCCTGGCCAAGGCGGTGCTGGCCATCGCCGACCATCCGTTCCCGATGAAATTCGACGGCCCCGGCGCCGACATGCTCAAGGCCCTGGCCCCGCACAGCTCGACGACGATCAAGATGGCGGCGGCCAACACCTGGCTGTTCTCGCCGCTGCTGATCAGCCAGACCGCCAAGACCCCGGCGGGCGCGGCCATGCTGCACACCACCATCGCCCCGACCATGCTGAAAGGCTCGCCCAAGGAGAACGTCCTGCCGCAGGACGCCGAGGCCTGGATCAACTATCGCATCGCCCCCGGCGACAGCTCGGCCGACGTGATGGCGCGGGCCAAGGGCGCGGTCGGCGACCTGCCGGTCAAGCTGGCCTGGGCCAAGGCGCCCGACGAGCCCAGCAAGGTGGCCTCGACCACCTCGGACGGCTGGAAGGTCCTGGCCGCCCTGGCTGGCGACGAGAGCAAGGCCCCCGTCGCGCCCGCCCTGATGACCGCCGCCAGCGACAGCCGCTACATGGGTCCGATCGCCGACGACATCTACAAGTTCCAGCCGCTGGAACTGTCGGTGAAGGACACCGAGATGATCCACGGCACCAACGAGCACATGACCCTGGCCAATGTCGAACGCATGGTGCGGTTCTATCAGCGGCTGGTGGAGACGGCGGCGAAGTAG
- the phnC gene encoding phosphonate ABC transporter ATP-binding protein: protein MTSDPVLSIRAASKTFGSRRALDAVSLDVGRGEMIALIGPSGSGKSTLLRSIDGLQTIDEGEGVITAFAGPVQAKGKVSDQVRKARIRIGFIAQQFNLVGRLTLFTNVALGSLGRIGFARGLFGAWPAETKAAAMAALHRVGVADYAAQRANTLSGGQQQRGAIARALVQRAKIILADEPVASLDPVSARKVMEILRDLNKTDGLTVVVTLHQVDYALRYCDRVVALKAGKKVYDGPTSGLGRDKLIDIYGPEFEDVFWEGAPQ from the coding sequence ATGACGTCGGACCCTGTTCTCTCGATCCGCGCCGCCTCCAAGACCTTCGGGTCGCGCCGGGCGCTGGACGCCGTTTCGCTCGACGTCGGTCGCGGCGAGATGATCGCGCTCATCGGTCCCTCGGGTTCGGGCAAGTCCACCCTGCTGCGCTCGATCGACGGGCTTCAAACCATCGATGAAGGCGAGGGCGTGATCACCGCCTTCGCCGGCCCGGTCCAGGCCAAGGGCAAGGTCAGCGACCAGGTGCGCAAGGCGCGCATTCGCATCGGCTTCATCGCCCAGCAGTTCAACCTGGTCGGCCGCCTGACCCTGTTCACCAATGTCGCCCTGGGCTCGCTGGGCCGGATCGGCTTCGCGCGGGGCCTGTTCGGCGCCTGGCCGGCCGAGACGAAGGCCGCGGCCATGGCCGCCCTGCACCGCGTCGGCGTGGCCGACTACGCCGCCCAGCGCGCCAACACGCTTTCCGGCGGCCAGCAGCAGCGCGGCGCCATCGCCCGCGCCCTGGTCCAGAGGGCCAAGATCATCCTCGCCGACGAGCCGGTCGCCTCGCTCGACCCCGTGTCGGCGCGCAAGGTCATGGAGATCCTCCGTGATCTGAACAAGACCGATGGCCTCACCGTCGTCGTCACCCTGCACCAGGTCGACTACGCCCTGCGGTATTGCGATCGGGTGGTGGCGCTGAAGGCCGGCAAGAAGGTCTATGACGGCCCGACCAGCGGTCTGGGCCGCGACAAACTCATCGACATCTACGGCCCGGAATTCGAGGACGTATTCTGGGAAGGAGCCCCGCAATGA